A stretch of DNA from Castor canadensis chromosome 2, mCasCan1.hap1v2, whole genome shotgun sequence:
GCCAGATACAGTGGATGCATTTATCTCAATGCAGTTCTGACACACTGTGAGGAACAAGGTACACTGAGCGACAAGCCTCCTTCAGGGTTTTTCCTCCCAGATCTGCAACTGCCCATCAGTCAAAGGAGGATCCTTGCCCCAAGAATGACACATTTCTCAATGTTCCTCACTGAGAAGTCCTGGAGAAACCCTTTAGGTCTTACAATCAGGAAGGATGTGGACCAGAAGAAAGACTGGGTCCTGTTCTCCACTTGCAACTGCCCTCTCTCCTCATTGCAGCTGCCTCTCCTATGTTGCCCCGCCCCAACTCAGTTTACAGAAATTACTGAACTGCTCCAATCCATGGAGTCCATATGAAGGTTTTAAAACATGACTAGTTATGATTTTTCAAGAATTTGCGAGAACTGTCTTGTTATATTTAAGAACGGGCAAACTGAGAATAAGGTAACTGGCTTTTATGACATGCTATTGATTAACATCTATTTCCATCTTCTGCCTGGAAAGTAAGTGTACCGGAACAATAAATATTGCTTAATttcacaagcaaacaaaacaaaacaaaggaaattacATACTTCTATAATACACTTGGAGTTGCTGTGAAGTGCCCTTTGAGTCTCGACACCAATATATTCCTTGAGGGTCCTTGATACTACTTCCAAGATTCCATGTATTTTTACTTGTATTACTTATCATCTTCCCATCTTTGAACCATTGGATATTTTTGTCTTTCACATCTTTCACATCACAAGTCAAAAGTGCTGAACCATCCTCTCGCTTGTCATCCACTTTTACTAAATAGTTTCCTGAAAAGGGAAAAGCCATAGTTCCATTAAGGAAATTCTCCCTGCCTCAGGATACGAGGAGAAGACATTAGAatagtgtttctcaaactttaatgtgcacGCAAATCACCTTCTAACATCATGCTAGAATTTCAGGTCCAATAGGTAGTTCTGAGAGGTTTTACTAACATGCTCCCAGGTATTACCGTTGCTGCCTATTCACAGACACACTTAGGTACTAGGGTCTTGTTTCTATTGCAAGGATCAGACAATTGCTTAGTTACAGAAAAGCTGCCCAGAATGGAGCCCAGAAAAGTACTAATTTGGTTGATGATGGAGGTATCAGTTATTAATCTCCCATATTTCATCCTTTCTAAATTGTTCCCTCTTGTGGTACTATAGTTGTAGGAAGCCGTATTTCTGTGAATTTCCTCCTAgtttgagaagagaaagaagtgatTTCTCCTACCTTGTTTTGACTGGGCCATAGTACCTGCAGAGACAAAAGAGATGGAGGATCAATTGGGCATGGAATTGTTTCTATGCCTTGAGGTATTCCCATAGTTACTTGAGGTCAAGATCAACAGAGATCCTAACCCACAGGAATGACAGTATCTGTACTTACTTTCCTGGATGTAGCCTAAATCACCAAATTAAATTCAAAGTTATAATAAAGTATTTAGTCATTGTCCTGACTTTCTGGATGGGAGTTTCACCCTTGGAATTTCATGAGGAATGGGAGTGCCTTTGTTGTTTACAGTGGACCCTTGGACCATATCTGAGATTATGCTGACATGACTCAAGATGGGGTTGGTCAAGACCAATTGTATGGTTAGATTTGGGGCTCTGATGTCACTGATATTAATCCTTGAGGGGAGTGGGTAGAGATTGAATTCAGTCAATCTCTTAACCAACCATGCCTATGTAATGATAGCTCAGTAAGAACTTAAAGGAATTTCCTAGTTGGTAAAAATGTCAGTGTGCTGGGAATATGATGTATTGATTCCATAGGGAGAGGGTATGGGACCCTTTCCAACCTTACTCTATTTGTCTCTTCTTTAGTtagtctgcattttaaaaattaatcagttaattaatttttgtggtactggggtttgaactcagggccttagtgctctaccacttgagccacaatctcAGCTTAGAATTGTATTTTCTATAGTAAAACTGTAATAGTAAGTAATGTGCTTTCCTGACTTCTGTGGGTCTTTCtagtaaattataaataataagggTCATGGGAACCATCTGGTTGTACAGCCAGTTTGTTAGGCATGTGAATAGTCTGGGGATTCTTGTACTTGTGGCTGGCATTTAAAGTAAGGTCAGTCTTGTTGGAAATTGTGTCCTTACTTGTAGGTTCTGACCCCTAACTCTGGGGGGTTAGCATCAGAATTATATTGTAGTATGTGAGGTTGTTGCCTATACAGTCCAGGATGTTCTGCTGCTTAGCTGCTAAAACCTTAGCAAGGAGTGAGTATACCCTAGCCACAGCCTTTTAGAGCTGAGTTGTTTCTGAGATATTCAGCCTTGACAACCCATTTCTTATAGAAATCCCACGTGTCCCTGGAAAATTAGCTATTTAATTAGCCCTAAAATGTGACTCCAAACTCTGAGTAGTAGACTTGAATGATAGAAAGCTACAGAGATGTAGGATTGAATCCAATTCAATTGGACTTAATCcaaatgtttactgagcaccATTGTGATCTGATGTGACTAGGCATTGTGAAAGAAAGTGTAGGGTTATGATAAATAAGTTGTTCTTCCAAAGAATTTACCATGGAgtagaaacaaataaacacatataATCAATGTAGTTGAGCTTACAAATTATCTTTTAGTACTTGCATGAATGAATATGAAAGGGAATAGAAGCTATTGATTCTATCCAACAGAAAAGCTTAATAGAAGGGATGACATTTGGCTGAATCTTGAAGAACAAGTAAGAACTCACCAGACACAGAGAGACATTTCGGGTAGAAAAAATACCTGAGCCAAGATATAGATTTGGAAAAGGACAAGGGAAGTAGTGTGGCTAGAGGTAGAGCATGTGGCAGGGAGAGATCTGGTCATGAGTTCAAAGATGACGGTAATAGTTGGAAGAAGTCAACTGTCTTAGAACTCATACAGGGTTGAACTGTTTATGAATAGTTCCCAGCACAGTGTCTAGCACATGGGAGGAGGTTTCTACTCGTTGAACAAATGCATGAGTGTATAAAGGAGTAAATGAGGAAAATGCCACAACTGACAAACAGATTTCTTAATAGCCTTTCTCCCTAACCAATTGGTTACCACAGGAGGTGACTCTTCATTCTAACTCACATTATATAGGAAAGAAAGTGGGACTGACTGCTGACATCTTTTAAGTTTGCATATCTGAGTGTTGATTCCTCCTAGGACTTGAGAGCTCATGTGGCAAAATTTCTGGATTGGTCGGTGTGAGAGCTGAGGTCAGAGGGCAGAGATGTTGTTCAAGTGCACAGCTCATTTGCGACAGCTGGACCCAGTTCTTGTATTGCTCAACCCAGTGCTCTTTCCACTATATCCAGGAGCCTTGCTTTGACTTTTAGCACTGTCCTCCAACCCGTGTTGTCTTTTAgctaattctttcttcctttcctctcagaATTAAATCCAAATTCTCACAGTCTTCTTAATCTCCTACTCTGCCAATGCCCAGCTCGTGAGTTTTAGCAGGTGACATTGCTTCTTGCCATGGCCCTTTTCCCTTCAGCTTCCTATCTACCTACAAGCTTATCTGTGGCCCAAGCCATCTTCACTCCCTTTCTGTTAGTCTCAGCAGGTTACTTTGACTTCCCCTCTGTGCCTTGACTCCATTCTTAGCTTCATTCTTCCTATACCTCCAGAACTTGTTCTATTCACCTTTAGGTAAAAATGTGCTCAAGGTTCTCCACCCTCAAAAACATTTCTTCTTAAACTCTACTTCCTGCCACTCTATCTCTTCAGCCTTCTCATACAAATTTCTTTCTAGAATATTCTACTCTTGCTGCTCTTTATCACCTGCCTTCATTTTCTACTTGTCCATTTGACTTCTACTCATGGAACCCCACTAAAACTGTTTAAATCACTCATGAACTTTCTTTTGCTAACTCTCACAAACTTAAATTGTAaacatattatattattatattttaaaacatattatatTAGTGATCTGTCTTTAACATTTTAGAGTCGTGGTAATTCTCCCCTTCTAGAAGCTCTCTGTTCCCTTAGTTTCCAGGCTTTTACACTCATCTGATCATTTTAGCTCTTGGATCATCCTTTTATgtctttcttgaaatttctttctccCATTGCCTGGTGTCTCACAGTTCCGTTTCCAGACCCTTCTTCCTAACACATCACATGGTACTTTTGTGATTTCAAGAACTTGTATGGTTTTAGCTTCTCCCAAAGTGTCCAGACTTCAGATATCAGCTTAGTTCATCCACTTCCTGTCAGATATTTCAAACAGGCACCCCATGCTGCACTTTTATATTCACTGTGGTAGAACTGAAACGCATCTCTCTAATTAGAATATGAGCTTTTCAGAGAAGAACACTTCTATTCATCTTATCTTCTGGACTATACGTTAGGATTTCAACCATACTGACCATTTGACCAATTGAGCAGCTGTGTGTGTGAATGTTTCGTAGGTCTACTGCTAACCCCAGCTCTGGATTAGTGACTGAgtacctttccttttcctttcagtttccTTGCCGGGGATCTTTTGGGCTACATTCAAGTTTAAGATGGTGGCAGCAGCAGAGTTCTATCTAGCC
This window harbors:
- the Cd3g gene encoding T-cell surface glycoprotein CD3 gamma chain, giving the protein MEQGKGLTSLILTVILLQGTMAQSKQGNYLVKVDDKREDGSALLTCDVKDVKDKNIQWFKDGKMISNTSKNTWNLGSSIKDPQGIYWCRDSKGTSQQLQVYYRMCQNCIEINASTVSGFIFAEIISLFFLAVGVYFIAGQDGIRQSRASDKQTLLPNDQLYQPLKDREDDQYSHLQGNQLRKK